Proteins found in one Cygnus atratus isolate AKBS03 ecotype Queensland, Australia unplaced genomic scaffold, CAtr_DNAZoo_HiC_assembly HiC_scaffold_182, whole genome shotgun sequence genomic segment:
- the ATP4A gene encoding potassium-transporting ATPase alpha chain 1, which translates to LYLAIALIAVVVVTGCFGYYQEFKSTNIIASFKNLVPQQATVIREGDKLQINANELVVGDLVEIKGGDRVPADIRIISAQGCKVDNSSLTGESEPQTRSPECTHDSPLETRNIAFFSTMCLEGTATGLVINTGDRTIIGRIASLASGVENEKTPIAIEIEHFVDIIAGLAIFFGATFFVVAMVIGYPFLRAMVFFMAIVVAYVPEGLLATVTVCLSLTAKRLARKNCVVKNLEAVETLGSTSVICSDKTGTLTQNRMTVAHLWFDNQIHTADTTEDQSGQSFDQSSETWTLLSRVVTLCNRAQFKSGQENVPVAKREVIGDASETALLKFAEVTVGTVSEARGRFPKVAELPFNSTNKFQLSVHAAGDRQLLVLKGAPERVLERCSTVMIKGQELPLDAQWREAFEGAYADLGGRGERVLGFCARWLPAGTVAAGTDPEALPEVAVGLCFAGLVAMIDPPRATVPRAVLKCRTAGIRVIMVTGDHPITAKAIAAAVGIISEGSETPEDVAARLRVPLEQVDPRQARARVVTGAELAGMAPGVLEGILRAHPEMVFARTSPQQKLVIVESCQRLGAIVAVTGDGVNDSPALKRADIGVAMGIAGSDAAKNAADMILLDDNFASIVTGVEQGRLIFDNLKKSIAYTLTKNIPELTPYLIYITASVPLPLGCITILFIELCTDIFPSVSLAYERAESDIMHLKPRNPRRDRLVNEPLAAYSYFQIGAIQSFAGFTDYFVAMAQEGWWPLLCLGLRPRWEDTHEQELQDSYGQQWTFEQRRYQQYTCYTVFFISIEMCQIADVLIRKTRRLSLLQQGLFRNHILVIAIVFQVSIGCFLCYCPGMPNIFNFMPIRFQWWFVPMPFGLLILIYDEIRKLGVRRHPGSWWDRELYY; encoded by the exons CAAGCCACAGTGATCCGGGAAGGGGACAAGCTGCAGATCAATGCCAACGAGCTGGTGGTTGGGGACCTGGTGGAGATCAAAGGCGGGGACCGAGTGCCTGCAGACATCCGCATCATCTCAGCCCAGGGCTGCAAG GTGGACAACTCGTCGCTGACGGGGGAGTCTGAGCCGCAGACGCGGTCACCCGAGTGCACCCATGACTCGCCCCTGGAGACCCGCAACATCGCCTTCTTCTCCACCATGTGCCTGGAAG GGACCGCCACGGGGCTGGTGATCAACACGGGTGACCGGACCATCATTGGGCGCATCGCCAGCCTGGCCTCGGGTGTGGAAAACGAGAAGACGCCCATCGCCATCGAGATCGAGCACTTCGTTGACATCATCGCCGGCCTCGCCATCTTCTTCGGCGCCACCTTCTTTGTGGTGGCCATGGTCATCGGATACCCCTTCCTCCGTGCCATGGTCTTCTTCATGGCCATCGTCGTGGCCTATGTCCCCGAGGGGCTGCTGGCCACTGTCACA GTTTGCCTCTCACTGACGGCAAAGCGGCTGGCACGGAAGAACTGCGTGGTGAAGAACCTGGAGGCGGTGGAGACGCTGGGCTCCACCTCGGTGATCTGCTCTGACAAGACCGGGACCCTCACCCAGAACCGCATGACGGTGGCACACCTCTGGTTCGACAACCAGATCCACACGGCTGACACCACTGAGGACCAGTCGG GTCAGAGCTTCGACCAGTCATCGGAGACGTGGACGCTGCTGAGCCGCGTCGTCACCCTCTGTAACAGGGCCCAGTTCAAGTCTGGCCAGGAGAACGTCCCCGTGGCTAAG CGCGAGGTCATCGGCGACGCCTCGGAGACGGCGCTGCTGAAATTCGCTGAGGTGACGGTAGGGACGGTGTCGGAGGCACGGGGACGCTTCCCCAAGGTGGCCGAGCTGCCCTTCAACTCCACCAACAAGTTCCAG CTCTCAGTGCACGCGGCGGGGGACcgccagctgctggtgctgaagGGGGCCCCCGAGCGGGTGCTGGAGCGCTGCAGCACCGTCATGATcaaggggcaggagctgccgcTCGACGCCCAGTGGCGGGAGGCCTTCGAGGGGGCCTACGCCGACCtggggggccgcggggagcgTGTCCTGG GGTTCTGCGCGCGCTGGCTGCCCGCAGGGAcggtggcagcagggacagaccCCGAGGCGCTGCCCGAGGTGGCCGTGGGCCTCTGCTTCGCCGGGCTGGTGGCCATGATCGACCCCCCGCGGGCCACCGTGCCCCGCGCCGTGCTCAAGTGCCGCACGGCTGGCATCAGG GTGATCATGGTGACCGGTGACCACCCAATCACGGCCAAGGCCATCGCTGCTGCTGTCGGCATCATCTCGGAGGGCAGCGAGACCCCCGAGGACGTGGCGGCGCGGCTGCGGGTGCccctggagcaggtggacccCAG GCAGGCGCGGGCACGAGTGGTGACGGGGGCCGAGCTGGCTGGCATGGCCCCGGGCGTCCTCGAGGGGATCCTGCGCGCCCACCCGGAGATGGTCTTTGCCCGGACATCACCGCAGCAGAAGCTTGTCATCGTGGAGAGCTGCCAGCGGctg GGCGCCATCGTGGCGGTGACGGGGGACGGGGTGAACGACTCCCCAGCGCTGAAGCGCGCCGACATCGGGGTGGCCATGGGCATCGCCGGCTCCGACGCCGCCAAGAACGCGGCCGACATGATCCTGCTGGATGACAACTTCGCCTCCATTGTCACCGGCGTGGAGCAAG GCCGCCTGATCTTTGACAACCTGAAGAAGTCCATCGCCTACACGCTGACCAAGAACATCCCCGAGCTGACGCCCTACCTCATCTACATCACAGCCAGCGTGCCGCTGCcgctgggctgcatcaccatCCTCTTCATCGAGCTCTGCACCGACATC TTCCCCTCGGTGTCCCTGGCCTACGAGCGCGCCGAGAGTGACATCATGCACTTGAAGCCGCGCAACCCCCGGCGCGACCGCCTGGTGAACGAGCCCCTGGCTGCCTACTCCTACTTCCAGATTG GCGCCATCCAGTCATTCGCCGGCTTCACCGACTACTTCGTGGCCATGGCGCAGGAGGGCTGGTGGCCGCTGCTCTGCCTGGGACTGCGCCCGCGCTGGGAGGACACGCacgagcaggagctgcaggacagcTACGGGCAGCAGTGG ACCTTCGAGCAGCGCCGCTACCAGCAGTACACATGCTACACCGTCTTCTTCATCAGCATCGAGATGTGCCAGATCGCCGACGTCCTCATCCGAAAGACCCGGCGCCTCTCCCTACTGCAGCAGGGCCTCTTCCG GAACCACATCCTGGTGATCGCCATCGTCTTCCAGGTGTCCATCGGCTGCTTCCTCTGCTACTGCCCTGGGATGCCCAACATCTTCAACTTCATGCCCATCCG gTTCCAGTGGTGGTTCGTGCCCATGCCCTTCGgcctcctcatcctcatctaCGACGAGATCCGCAAGCTGGGCGTGCGGCGGCACCCAGGGA gcTGGTGGGATCGTGAGCTCTACTACTGA
- the TMEM147 gene encoding transmembrane protein 147, whose protein sequence is MTLFHFGNCFALAYFPYFITYKCSGLSEYSAFWRCVQAGATYLLVQLGKMLFLATFFPTWEGPSGGYDLVGEFLKATVDVADLGGLQLALGRGAGKGEHRILVAAMGWATAELLTSRCVPLWVGARGIEFDWRHVQMGLDSNISLVRHVAAAALLWASGRHDLPPRLRLPLGGLLVAAAYEGFLTGWAGQALALGPWGALGVRALGAAALGLGALRLLVPLLPPP, encoded by the exons ATGACGCTGTTCCACTTCGGGAACTGCTTCGCCCTGGCTTACTTCCCCTACTTCATCACCTACAAGTGCAGCGGGCT CTCGGAGTACAGCGCCTTCTGGCGCTGTGTGCAGGCGGGAGCCACCTACCTGCTGGTGCAGCTGGGGAAG ATGCTGTTCCTGGCCACCTTCTTCCCCACCTGGGAGGGTCCCTCGGGCGGCTACGACCTGGTGGGG GAGTTCCTGAAGGCCACAGTGGACGTGGCCgacctgggggggctgcagctggcgCTGGGCCGGGGCGCGGGGAAGGGGGAGCACCGCATCCTGGTGGCCGCCATGGGCTGGGCCACGGCCGAGCTGCTCACGTCCCG CTGCGTCCCGCTGTGGGTGGGGGCGCGTGGCATCGAGTTCGACTGGCGCCACGTGCAGATGGGGCTGGACTCCAACATCAGCCTG GTGCGCCACGTGGCGGCAGCGGCGCTGCTCTGGGCCTCGGGGCGCCACGACCTCCCCCCCCGCCTGCGCCTGCCCCTGGGGGGGCTCCTGGTGGCCGCCGCCTATGAGGGCTTCCTCACCGG GTGGGCAGGGCAGGCGCTGGCACTGGGGCCCTGGGGGGCGCTGGGGGTGCGGGCGCtgggggcggcggcgctggggctgggggcgctaCGGCTGCTGgtgcccctcctgccccccccctgA
- the LOC118261631 gene encoding glyceraldehyde-3-phosphate dehydrogenase 2 isoform X1, whose translation MAELTIGINGFGRIGRLVLRACLEKGLRVVAINDPFIDLNYMVYMFKYDSTHGRFGGEVKAEDGKLVVDGAEISVFQCMKPSEIPWGDAGALYVVESTGVFLTVDKASAHLQGGARRVVISAPSPDAPMFVMGVNEDAYDPATMPVVSNASCTTNCLAPLAKVVHDNFGIVEGLMTTVHAYTATQKTVDGPSGKAWRDGRGAHQNIIPAATGAAKAVGKVIPELNGRLTGMAFRVPVADVSVVDLTCRLATPASYGDIKDAVKRAAAGPLAGILGYTEDQVVSSDFVGDSHSSIFDAAAGIALSDNFVKLVAWYDNEYGYSNRVADLLSHIYSREI comes from the exons ATGGCGGAGCTCACCATCGGCATCAATGG CTTTGGCCGCATCGGGCGCCTGGTGCTGCGCGCCTGCCTGGAGAAGGGGCTGCGCGTGGTGGCCATCAACGACCCCTTCATCGACCTCAACTACATG GTGTATATGTTCAAGTACGATTCCACCCACGGGCGCTTCGGGGGCGAGGTGAAGGCGGAGGATGGGAAGCTGGTGGTGGACGGCGCCGAGATCAGCGTCTTCCAGTG CATGAAGCCCAGCGAGATCCCCTGGGGTGACGCGGGCGCCCTCTACGTGGTGGAGTCCACCGGGGTCTTCCTCACCGTCGACAAGGCCTCG GCCCACCTGCAGGGCGGCGCGCGGCGCGTGGTGATCAGCGCCCCGTCCCCCGACGCCCCCATGTTTGTCATGGGGGTCAACGAGGACGCCTACGACCCCGCCACCATGCCGGTGGTCAG caACGCCTCGTGCACCACCAACTGCCTGGCGCCGCTGGCCAAGGTCGTCCACGACAACTTCGGCATCGTCGAGGGGCTGATG aCCACGGTGCACGCCTACACGGCCACCCAGAAGACGGTGGACGGGCCCTCGGGCAAAGCGTGGCGCGACGGCCGCGGCGCCCACCAGAACATCATCCCCGCTGCCACCGGCGCCGCCAAGGCCGTGGGCAAGGTCATCCCCGAGCTCAACGG GCGGCTGACGGGGATGGCGTTCCGCGTGCCGGTGGCTGATGTCTCGGTGGTGGACCTGACGTGCCGCCTGGCGACCCCCGCCTCCTACGGGGACATCAAGGACGCCGTCAAGCGCGCGGCCGCCGGGCCGCTGGCCGGGATCCTGGGCTACACCGAGGACCAG GTGGTGTCGTCGGACTTCGTGGGTGACAGCCACTCGTCCATCTTCGATGCTGCCGCCGGCATCGCCCTGAGTGACAACTTCGTCAAGCTGGTGGCGTG GTACGACAACGAGTACGGGTACAGCAACCGCGTGGCCGACCTGCTGAGCCACATCTACTCCCGGGAGATCTGA
- the LOC118261628 gene encoding lipolysis-stimulated lipoprotein receptor-like, whose protein sequence is MAAAAAAALPALLALLGAARLPGPAAGMQVWVSNPSTVALLFQPVVLRCSYQSTASTPPIVTWKYKSFCSPRLGLGGGSATPQDPNSATSDSATACPDSARTVRIVATKQGNAVTLGDFYQGRSVTITDGAELSLGPAAWGDSGVYVCTVTSAQDLEGNNEAVAELVVLASLPEATELLPGAQLGTLPDWLFVVLVALGAALVALVLGLCWCQCCPHTCCCYVRCPCCPQRCCCPEALYLAGKAATSGAGSVYGGLYAPPKGPPPAAIALGPIGNGYSYSGASVSGHSSQVPLLRDTDSNLGSGVPAPPASMRVLRYLEDELNAFEPRGRYPPSGAGAPSDISSLHEAPDAWVPRGRPASPPPQPLPAPGPLALGRGFGELQGGLAAPLPAPLPFP, encoded by the exons atggccgccgccgccgccgccgccctcccggCGCTCCTGGCGCTGCTGGGCGCCGCTCGGCTGCCCG GCCCGGCGGCGGGCATGCAGGTGTGGGTGTCCAACCCCAGCACGGTGGCGCTGCTCTTCCAGCCCGTGGTGCTGCGCTGCAGCTACCAGAGCACGGCCAGCACCCCCCCCATCGTCACCTGGAAGTACAAATCCTTCTGCAGCCCccgcctggggctgggggggggctcggcgACCCCCCAGGACCCCAACTCGGCCACCTCGGACTCGGCCACCGCCTGCCCCGACTCCGCCCGCACCGTCCGCATCGTGGCCACCAAGCAGGGCAACGCCGTCACCCTCGGGGACTTCTACCAGGGCCGCAGTGTCACCATCACTGACG GAGCGGAGCTGAGCCTGGGGCCGGCAGCGTGGGGGGACAGCGGGGTCTACGTCTGCACCGTCACCTCTGCCCAGGACCTGGAGGGCAACAACGAGGCCGTGGCCGAGCTCGTGGTGCTGG CGTCCCTCCCGGAGGCCACCGAGCTCTTGCCGGGCGCCCAGCTGGGGACACTGCCAG ACTGGCTCTTCGTGGTGCTGGTGGCGCTGGGCGCGGCGCTGGTGGcgctggtgctggggctgtgctggtgccagTGCTGCCCCCACACGTGCTGCTGCTACGTGCGCtgcccctgctgtccccagcgctgctgctgccccgaGGCCC TGTACCTGGCGGGGAAGGCGGCCACCTCGGGGGCGGGCAGCGTTTACGGGGGGCTCTACGCCCCCCCCAAgggcccccccccagctgccatAGCCCTGGGACCCATCGGCAACGGCTACAGCTACAGCGGCGCCTCAG TGAGCGGTCACAGCTCCCAGGTGCCCCTGCTCCGTGACACAGACAGCAACCTCGGATCAG GcgtccccgcgccccccgcctCCATGCGGGTCCTGCGCTACCTCGAGGACGAGCTCAACGCCTTCGAGCCCCGTGGCCGCTACCCCCCCTCGGGGGCAG gtgcccccagcGACATCAGCTCCCTGCACGAAGCCCCTGATGCCTGGGTCCCCCGGGGGCGCCCCgcatccccccccccgcagccgctccccgccccggggccgctgGCACTCGGTCGAGGATTTGGGGAGCTCCAGGGGGGGCTCGCcgcccccctcccggccccgctcccgtTCCCGTGA
- the LOC118261631 gene encoding glyceraldehyde-3-phosphate dehydrogenase 2 isoform X2, with protein MAELTIGINGFGRIGRLVLRACLEKGLRVVAINDPFIDLNYMAEDGKLVVDGAEISVFQCMKPSEIPWGDAGALYVVESTGVFLTVDKASAHLQGGARRVVISAPSPDAPMFVMGVNEDAYDPATMPVVSNASCTTNCLAPLAKVVHDNFGIVEGLMTTVHAYTATQKTVDGPSGKAWRDGRGAHQNIIPAATGAAKAVGKVIPELNGRLTGMAFRVPVADVSVVDLTCRLATPASYGDIKDAVKRAAAGPLAGILGYTEDQVVSSDFVGDSHSSIFDAAAGIALSDNFVKLVAWYDNEYGYSNRVADLLSHIYSREI; from the exons ATGGCGGAGCTCACCATCGGCATCAATGG CTTTGGCCGCATCGGGCGCCTGGTGCTGCGCGCCTGCCTGGAGAAGGGGCTGCGCGTGGTGGCCATCAACGACCCCTTCATCGACCTCAACTACATG GCGGAGGATGGGAAGCTGGTGGTGGACGGCGCCGAGATCAGCGTCTTCCAGTG CATGAAGCCCAGCGAGATCCCCTGGGGTGACGCGGGCGCCCTCTACGTGGTGGAGTCCACCGGGGTCTTCCTCACCGTCGACAAGGCCTCG GCCCACCTGCAGGGCGGCGCGCGGCGCGTGGTGATCAGCGCCCCGTCCCCCGACGCCCCCATGTTTGTCATGGGGGTCAACGAGGACGCCTACGACCCCGCCACCATGCCGGTGGTCAG caACGCCTCGTGCACCACCAACTGCCTGGCGCCGCTGGCCAAGGTCGTCCACGACAACTTCGGCATCGTCGAGGGGCTGATG aCCACGGTGCACGCCTACACGGCCACCCAGAAGACGGTGGACGGGCCCTCGGGCAAAGCGTGGCGCGACGGCCGCGGCGCCCACCAGAACATCATCCCCGCTGCCACCGGCGCCGCCAAGGCCGTGGGCAAGGTCATCCCCGAGCTCAACGG GCGGCTGACGGGGATGGCGTTCCGCGTGCCGGTGGCTGATGTCTCGGTGGTGGACCTGACGTGCCGCCTGGCGACCCCCGCCTCCTACGGGGACATCAAGGACGCCGTCAAGCGCGCGGCCGCCGGGCCGCTGGCCGGGATCCTGGGCTACACCGAGGACCAG GTGGTGTCGTCGGACTTCGTGGGTGACAGCCACTCGTCCATCTTCGATGCTGCCGCCGGCATCGCCCTGAGTGACAACTTCGTCAAGCTGGTGGCGTG GTACGACAACGAGTACGGGTACAGCAACCGCGTGGCCGACCTGCTGAGCCACATCTACTCCCGGGAGATCTGA